The following are from one region of the Arachis duranensis cultivar V14167 chromosome 10, aradu.V14167.gnm2.J7QH, whole genome shotgun sequence genome:
- the LOC107471858 gene encoding uncharacterized protein LOC107471858 produces MFAPAATSPTTAAARLLRASLFSPSSHSHFLPPTSVRSSLCFSYLPIKAMADTTSVSHPITASASSSDSGRKQALISLSDKKDLAFVGNGLQELGYTIVSTGGTASALESAGVAVTKVEQLTQFPEMLDGRVKTLHPNIHGGILARRDQKHHIEALNTHGIGTFDVVVVNLYPFYDKVTSTGVEFEDGIENIDIGGPAMIRAAAKNHRDVLVVVDSQDYPALLEFLKGNQDDQMFRLKLAWKAFAHVSAYDSAVSEWLWKQSGGDKFPPSLTVPLSLKSSLRYGENPHQKAAFYVDKRLSEVNGGGIATAIQHHGKEMSYNNYLDADAAWNCVCEFRDPTCVVVKHTNPCGVASRNDILEAYRLAVKGDPVSAFGGIVAFNVEVDEVLAKEIREFRSPTDGETRMFYEIVVAPGYTEEGLDVLRGKSKTLRILEAKKNEAGKLSLRQVGGGWLVQDSDDLTPHDIKFSVVSERTPVDDELRDAEFAWLCVKHVKSNAIVIAKNKCMLGMGSGQPNRLESLRIAMRKAGDDVKGAALASDAFFPFAWKDAVEEACESGVGVIAEPGGSIRDKDAIDCCNKYGVSLVFTQVRHFRH; encoded by the exons ATGTTTGCGCCCGCTGCTACTTCCCCCACCACAGCTGCTGCTCGTCTTTTGCGTGCTTCCCTCTTCTCTCCTTCTTCTCATTCCCATTTCCTTCCACCTACTTCG GTTCGATCCTCTTTGTGCTTCAGCTACCTTCCTATCAAAGCCATGGCTGACACTACCTCAGTTTCACATCCAATAactgcttctgcttcttcttctgattCAG GTAGAAAGCAAGCATTGATATCACTTTCTGACAAGAAGGATCTTGCTTTTGTTGGGAATGGACTTCAGGAATTGGG GTACACTATTGTGTCGACTGGAGGAACAGCTTCTGCATTGGAGAGTGCTGGAGTGGCTGTTACTAAAGTCGAACAGCTGACCCAGTTTCCTGAGATG CTTGATGGTCGTGTCAAAACTTTGCACCCTAATATACATGGAGGTATCCTTGCTCGAAGAGATCAAAAACATCATATTGAAGCTCTCAACACTCATGGAATTG GTACTTTTGATGTGGTTGTGGTGAACTTGTACCCATTTTATGATAAAGTAACATCAACTGGAGTAGAGTTTGAGGATGGAATTGAAAACATTGACATTGGTGGTCCAGCAATGATAAGGGCTGCTGCAAAG AATCACAGGGATGTTTTGGTTGTGGTTGATTCACAAGACTACCCTGCATTATTGGAATTTTTGAAGGGAAATCAGGATGATCAAATGTTCAGGTTAAAGCTTGCTTGGAAAGCTTTTGCACATGTTTCTGCCTATGACTCTGCAGTTTCTGAGTGGCTGTGGAAGCAGAGTGGGGGAG ATAAATTTCCTCCTAGCTTGACTGTGCCTTTGTCGCTCAAAAGTTCTCTCCGGTATGGTGAAAATCCTCATCAAAAAGCCGCATTCTATGTTGACAAAAGACTTTCTGAGGTTAATGGTGGTGGAATTGCTACTGCCATACAACATCATGGAAAG GAGATGTCATATAATAACTATTTGGATGCCGATGCTGCTTGGAACTGTGTGTGTGAGTTTAGGGATCCCACATGTGTAGTAGTGAAGCATACTAATCCTTGTGGGGTAGCATCACGTAATGATATTCTTGAAGCGTACAGACTAGCTGTTAAAGGTGATCCAGTGAGTGCGTTTGGTGGAATTGTAGCTTTCAACGTGGAAGTCGATGAG GTTCTTGCCAAAGAAATTCGTGAATTTAGAAGCCCAACTGATGGAGAGACAAGAATGTtctatgaaattgttgttgcaCCTGGCTACACAGAGGAGGGGCTTGATGTTCTTCGCGGAAAGTCAAAGACTCTACGGATTCTTGAAGCGAAAAAGAACGAAGCAGGAAAGCTTTCTCTCAGGCAGGTTGGAGGAGGGTGGTTAGTGCAGGATTCAGATGACTTGACCCCACATGACATCAAGTTCAGTGTAGTATCTGAGAGGACTCCAGTGGATGACGAGCTTCGTGATGCAGAGTTTGCTTGGTTGTGCGTGAAGCATGTCAAAAGCAATGCAATAGTGATAGCTAAG AATAAGTGCATGTTAGGCATGGGAAGCGGCCAGCCAAATCGTTTGGAGAGCTTAAGAATAGCTATGAGGAAAGCTGGAGATGATGTTAAAGGAGCAGCTTTGGCTAGTGATGCCTTCTTCCCATTTG CTTGGAAGGATGCAGTGGAAGAAGCATGTGAAAGTGGGGTTGGTGTCATTGCAGAACCAGGTGGGAGTATTAGAGACAAGGATGCTATAGACTGTTGCAATAAGTACGGTGTTTCACTAGTTTTCACCCAAGTGAGGCACTTCAGGCATTAA